One genomic region from Anopheles bellator chromosome 2, idAnoBellAS_SP24_06.2, whole genome shotgun sequence encodes:
- the LOC131209958 gene encoding uncharacterized protein LOC131209958, translated as MVTVEHVAAYNFVTFVFSFSLFCYGYFPLSFSPATKCSVDDLPQSIGNERFSAINYKPHTTRVIFIVIDALRMDFIQQEQNFRFVNKLIDENQACLYRLQVHPPTVTMPRIKALTSGALPSFLDVVLNLGGSEMELDTFLYQMTQRQQKIVFYGDNTWTRMFPNMFHRKGENADSLFVYDFHEGDQNITNSLNAELEADDWSLMVLHYLGLDHIGHVEGPFSEKVPKKLQEMDKVVETVFAAMNKWVWFVFVL; from the exons ATGGTAACCGTGGAGCACGTCGCGGCTTATAACTTTGTTACATTTGTCTTTTCGTTCAGCTTGTTTTGCTATGGATATTTTCCATTATCATTTTCCCCTGCTACAAAATGTAGCGTTGATGATCTGCCACAAAGCATTGGAAATGAACG TTTCAGTGCGATCAATTACAAGCCACATACTACTAGGGTCATATTCATTGTGATCGATGCGCTGCGGATGGATTTTATACAACAggagcaaaactttcgctttGTTAACAAACTTATCGACGAAAACCAGGCATGTCTGTACCGCCTACAAGTTCACCCACCGACAGTTACTATGCCTAGGATAAAAGCCCTCACGTCTGGGGCGCTACCCAGTTTTCTCGATGTGGTTCTGAATTTGGGCGGCTCCGAAATGGAGTTGGATACATTTCTTTACCAAATGACACAACGGCAacagaaaattgttttttacgGAGACAACACATGGACACGCATGTTTCCTAACATGTTTCACCGAAAAGGAGAAAATGCAGATTCGTTATTTGTGTATGATTTCCATGAG GGCGATCAAAACATTACGAATTCACTGAACGCAGAGCTTGAAGCGGACGATTGGAGCTTAATGGTACTACATTACCTAGGACTTGACCACATCGGTCACGTGGAAGGCCCGTTTAGTGAAAAAGTTCCCAAAAAACTACAAGAAATGGACAAGGTTGTCGAGACTGTTTTTGCGGCAATGAACAAATGGGTATGGTTCGTATTTGTACTATAA
- the LOC131207729 gene encoding X-ray repair cross-complementing protein 5 yields the protein MAQIEACMIVIDVGKSTSIRCGPDGESFFECSKRLALQIVQRMIFSKPQNEVGLLLMGTDETNNQLNTDSGNNYEHICEALYMKSPNWQALRILENKVMRSDSESNWFDALVVAENFLRTSTSAKKISRFDIFLISPLYERSEVNDAELRSFVNNLESMMYHVHIISNQIVHPASLTRTTIFDTSGSFEDTSKSDARYHNESILKDIVSGSNHTLTDLASALKCLNHYDAKTVRPAAWNSTLTIGTKLSISVSAYVSIREQKPLGPFKVDSADGSATSVQTRTEHFHNDKRIELEMEDLIDGYMYGATVVPYDSAVEINYKSGEARLTCLGFTPSVNILEEYLCGKGTHLVIAKQGCVGSEEKLSALIKAMIALKVVMIAVKVYRRDTKPRINVLLPTHKKQYPCLTMLELIFQDELNMIGFAPLMTARQKPSAEQYEAIDQLINSMNLMDSLDTDRGQTREAFVLKDTFNPTYQHLYRTVAHRAMHPNATLPSMDNELRELLTVPEKLQQRSIPALQQIKNLFPLEEQTLRSRTEWLQRVAKINLPNDASISSGTGGQVPTADDRRIVMAVGTVTPAEDFDLLLRRGEKFVTVANQMQRVILELCTAMPTPFCKIIMALMMYRGEAQKLGPFRYNEWMVEFKKVLLDRHKADLWQQLIVQEKLGLIDATESEMSTVGVADAIEFYNVPLKGKLAGDEKPEDEVDLENLLAELHGGTDDV from the exons ATGGCGCAAATA GAAGCGTGCATGATTGTGATCGATGTGGGAAAAAGCACTTCAATACGCTGTGGACCAGATGGAGAAAGCTTTTTCGAATGCTCCAAGCGGTTGGCGTTACAAATCGTTCAGCGAATG ATTTTCAGCAAACCGCAAAATGAAGTCGGCCTGCTCCTGATGGGTACGGATGAAACCAACAATCAACTAAATACTGATTCTGGTAACAATTACGAACACATTTGTGAAGCGTTGTACATGAAATCGCCCAACTGGCAAGCATTACGCATCTTGGAGAACAAAGTGATGCGATCAGACAGCGAATCGAATTGGTTCGATGCACTTGTGGTAGCAGAGAACTTTCTACGCACCTCTACGAGTGCCAAAAAAATATCGCGATTCgacatttttcttatttcgcCTTTATACGAACGCTCCGAAGTAAATGATGCGGAATTGCGTAGCTTCGTGAATAACTTAGAATCGATGATGTATCATGTTCACATCATAAGCAACCAAATTGTACATCCGGCGTCCCTCACCAGAACGACCATATTCGACACATCCGGTTCTTTCGAGGACACATCTAAAAGCGATGCCCGGTATCATAATGAAAGCATATTGAAGGATATTGTGTCGGGTTCAAACCACACTCTAACGGATCTAGCAAGTGCACTGAAATGTTTAAATCATTACGATGCGAAAACTGTGCGGCCAGCGGCATGGAACAGCACGTTAACTATCGGCACAAAGTTGAGCATTTCCGTCTCTGCGTATGTCTCGATTCGCGAGCAAAAGCCCTTAGGACCGTTCAAGGTGGACAGTGCAGATGGTTCGGCGACGAGTGTACAGACACGAACCGAACACTTCCACAACGATAAGCGAATTGAGCTAGAGATGGAAGATCTTATTGACGGTTATATGTACGGGGCGACTGTCGTACCGTACGATAGTGCGGTCGAAATCAACTATAAATCGGGTGAAGCGCGGCTCACTTGTCTGGGGTTTACACCCAGTGTGAACATCCTGGAAGAGTATCTGTGCGGCAAAGGAACGCACCTGGTTATTGCAAAGCAAGGATGCGTCGGGTCGGAAGAGAAGCTTAGTGCACTGATCAAAGCGATGATAGCCTTGAAAGTGGTCATGATTGCGGTGAAGGTTTACCGAAGAGACACAAAACCCCGGATCAACGTTCTACTTCCAAcgcacaaaaaacaatatcCCTGTCTAACGATGCTCGAACTTATTTTTCAAG ACGAATTAAATATGATCGGGTTTGCTCCTTTGATGACTGCTAGACAAAAACCTTCCGCGGAGCAGTATGAAGCGATCGATCAGCTAATCAACAGCATGAACCTTATGGATTCCCTCGATACTGATCGCGGACAAACGCGCGAAGCATTTGTGCTCAAAGATACTTTCAATCCAACTTATCAACACTTGTACCGCACAGTGGCACACCGGGCAATGCATCCCAATGCCACCCTTCCCTCGATGGACAACGAGTTACGCGAACTTCTTACTGTCCCCGAGAAGCTACAGCAAAGATCGATACCAGCGTTACAGCAGATTAAAAATCTTTTTCCACTGGAAGAGCAGACGCTTCGCTCACGCACCGAATGGCTCCAGCGAGTGGCTAAAATTAATCTTCCCAATGATGCCTCTATCAGTTCAGGAACGGGTGGCCAGGTGCCAACTGCGGATGATCGGCGGATCGTGATGGCCGTCGGAACGGTAACGCCTGCAGAAGATTTTGATCTATTGCTTCGCCGTGGCGAAAAGTTCGTCACTGTTGCCAACCAGATGCAGAGAGTAATTTTAGAATTGTGCACAGCAATGCCGACGCCCTTCTGTAAGATAATCATGGCACTGATGATGTACCGCGGAGAAGCCCAGAAGCTGGGTCCTTTCCGGTACAACGAATGGATGGTCGAGTTTAAGAAAGTTCTTCTGGACCGTCACAAGGCAGACTTGTGGCAGCAGTTGATTGTACAGGAAAAACTCGGACTAATTGATGCGACAGAAAGTGAAATGAGCACAGTTGGCGTGGCAGATGCCATTGAGTTCTACAACGTTCCCTTGAAGGGCAAGTTGGCGGGTGATGAGAAACCAGAAGATGAGGTggatttggaaaatttattggcggAACTGCACGGGGGAACCGACGATGTTTAA
- the LOC131207728 gene encoding uncharacterized protein LOC131207728, translating into MLGTVVYYGRVVSLKVTTSTVVALTDQGELLAFDWTSEKFNSLECGKGIRCVELGSKNDQLLIVRHLESNRTVLDVIETIDNWHEIQTLKSYDLALDCADFETQFCVKNIHVRSENRCFLADFLGFTQLTCGQIVVLIGANSNLYWLRERQDDVESDLIIVRTFASHVLDFNLSEATICLAVLLEGGVMTVFSRSSSPETLLICSTTIYLQSPPVEAHTFEHGLLLYSNGFGMYRVRYEYSEEAKQIVTECNQLPVYGVVAITLLEHLEKAVFLTENNLFYVVDCMSEKSIATADPTRMMKLRKSMPNVAKRITRRLTDEVELDERLAQAIAKEQIKYDALSLYRNRQVFGKLANMDISFHREMPSRSHGALLETEGKSEPITLFASVKITLNLGYFELLVRQKSWCLNVEFNRRTIVWPVHETFNKEGHFHTIVPLTKSQLVSGLPTFRAEIFTSVDHGHDGVLLTLLPVPTTVRSEEHNTKEFIVNLSSALYRKAVPLNRQTAVAQEIIRKNSLDRSENRTPDIPFLTYCIRNEQSKARALRLSEDLRLYSHHTWSVLDEPVTVGWNAGKTAIQLSANHPLALDQFKRYLLRAEEEYDIEISYWKDNLKIFYLKLQAASEDELIVQLYRRLRNSDSDLEILE; encoded by the exons ATGCTCGGTACGGTGGTTTACTATGGCCGTGTAGTATCCTTAAAAGTCACCACTTCGACCGTTGTGGCGCTAACGGACCAAGGAGAGCTGCTGGCATTCGATTGGACTTCCGAAAAATTCAACTCGCTTGAGTGTGGCAAAGGAATTAGGTGCGTTGAGTTGGGTTCCAAAAATGATCAGCTGTTGATCGTGCGCCACCTGGAATCGAACCGCACTGTGCTGGACGTGATCGAAACAATCGACAACTGGCATGAAATTCAAACACTGAAAAGTTATGATCTGGCTTTAGATTGTGCCGATTTcgaaacacaattttgtgtgaaaaatattcatgtaCGGTCAGAAAATCGATGCTTTTTAGCGGATTTTCTCGGATTCACCCAGCTCACCTGTGGCCAGATTGTGGTGCTAATTGGGGCCAATAGTAATCTGTACTGGTTGCGCGAGCGTCAGGACGACGTCGAAAGCGATCTGATTATTGTTCGAACTTTTGCATCACACGTGCTCGATTTCAATCTATCTGAAGCCACAATCTGTCTCGCAGTGCTACTGGAAGGGGGAGTAATGACCGTTTTTAGTCGTTCGTCTTCACCGGAAACACTGTTAATATGTAGTACCACCATTTACCTACAATCACCACCGGTCGAGGCGCACACTTTCGAACACGGGCTGTTACTATACTCGAACGGTTTTGGAATGTACCGTGTTCGGTATGAGTACTCAGAGGAAGCGAAACAGATCGTTACGGAATGCAACCAACTTCCGGTGTATGGGGTGGTGGCGATAACACTGCTTGAGCATTTGGAAAAAGCAGTTTTCCTGACCGAAAACAATTTGTTCTATGTGGTCGATTGCATGTCTGAGAAGAGCATAGCAACGGCCGATCCAACGAGGATGATGAAACTTAGGAAAAGCATGCCGAATGTGGCAAAACGTATTACCAGAAGACTGACCGACGAAGTGGAGCTAGACGAACGACTAGCGCAGGCAATTGCCAAGGAGCAAATAAAATACGATGCTCTATCTCTTTATCGTAATCGGCAAGTGTTTGGTAAACTGGCCAATATGGATATCTCCTTTCACAGGGAGATGCCGTCCCGATCTCATGGAGCTTTGTTGGAGACCGAAGGAAAGAGCGAGCCGATTACGCTATTCGCCAGCGTCAAGATAACACTGAATCTGGGATACTTCGAGCTGCTAGTGAGGCAGAAAAGTTGGTGCCTTAATGTAGAGTTTAACCGACGCACTATAGTTTGGCCGGTGCATGAAACATTTAACAAAGAAGGTCATTTTCACACAATCGTGCCTCTCACAAAAAGTCAACTAGTCAGCGGGCTGCCTACATTCCGGGCCGAGATTTTCACATCGGTCGACCATGGTCACGATGGTGTGCTACTAACGTTACTTCCCGTCCCGACAACCGTTCGATCTGAAGAACACAATACAAAAGAATTTATAGTAAACCTAAGTTCCGCATTATACCGTAAAGCAGTACCGCTAAATAGGCAAACAGCTGTTGCCCAGGAGATTATACGAAAAAATAGCCTCGATCGAtccgaaaaccgaaccccTGATATCCCCTTTCTAACATACTGTATTCGCAACGAGCAATCAAAAGCAAGGGCACTTCGTCTATCAGAAGACCTGCGATTATATTCTCACCATACGTGGTCTGTTCTGGATGAGCCGGTTACCGTCGGCTGGAACGCTGGAAAAACGGCCATTCAGCTAAGTGCCAACCATCCGCTAGCGCTGGACCAGTTTAAACGATACTTATTAAGGGCCGAGGAGGAGTACGATATTGAAATCAGTTACTGGAAGGATAACTTGAAA ATTTTCTATCTCAAGCTGCAAGCGGCATCCGAGGACGAATTAATCGTACAACTCTATCGACGTTTGCGAAACAGTGACAGTGATTTAGAAATATTAGAATAA
- the LOC131209804 gene encoding serine/threonine-protein phosphatase PP2A: protein MEEKATLKDLDQWIEQLNECKQLTESQVKTLCDKAKEILSKESNVQEVKCPVTVCGDVHGQFHDLMELFRIGGRSPDTNYLFMGDYVDRGYYSVETVTLLVALKVRYRERITILRGNHESRQITQVYGFYDECLRKYGNPNVWKFFTDLFDYLPLTALVDGQIFCLHGGLSPSIDTLDHIRALDRLQEVPHEGPMCDLLWSDPDDRGGWGISPRGAGYTFGQDISELFNHTNGLTLVSRAHQLVMEGYNWCHDRNVVTIFSAPNYCYRCGNQAALMELDDALKFSFLQFDPAPRRGEPHVTRRTPDYFL from the exons ATGGAGGAAAAGGCGACGTTAAAAGATTTGGACCAATGGATCGAACAACTGAACGAGTGCAAACAATTAACCGAATCGCAAGTGAAAACTTTGTGTGATAAG GCGAAGGAAATTCTTTCGAAGGAATCAAACGTTCAGGAAGTAAAATGCCCGGTTACAGTGTGTGGCGACGTGCACGGACAGTTCCACGATCTGATGGAGTTGTTTCGGATAGGTGGACGGTCGCCGGACACGAACTATCTATTCATGGGTGATTACGTTGATCGTGGGTATTATTCGGTAGAAACCGTAACGCTGTTGGTAGCATTGAAG GTTCGATACCGTGAGAGAATCACGATCCTGCGTGGCAACCACGAGTCGCGACAAATCACGCAGGTGTACGGTTTCTACGACGAGTGTCTGCGAAAGTACGGCAATCCAAATGTATGGAAGTTTTTTACGGACTTGTTCGACTACTTACCACTGACGGCTCTGGTCGATGGTCAAATATTCTGCCTGCACGGTGGACTGAGCCCATCGATCGACACACTCGATCACATCCGGGCGCTGGATAGACTTCAGGAGGTGCCACATGAAGGTCCGATGTGCGATCTGCTCTGGTCGGATCCCGATGATCGGGGTGGCTGGGGCATATCGCCACGAGGCGCTGGGTATACATTCGGACAG GATATTTCAGAACTGTTCAATCACACAAACGGTCTGACATTAGTATCTAGAGCACATCAACTGGTAATGGAAGGGTACAACTGGTGCCACGACCGCAACGTTGTCACAATTTTCTCTGCACCGAACTATTGTTACCGTTGTGGCAATCAGGCTGCATTAATGGAGCTAGACGATGCCCTTAAATTTTCATT CCTACAATTTGATCCAGCTCCGCGCCGTGGTGAACCGCACGTGACCAGAAGAACGCCAGATTACTTCCTTTAA
- the LOC131210251 gene encoding origin recognition complex subunit 1, whose amino-acid sequence MKTVANFPVSWVSKAQDPDISNFKHRSAAFYSKCIFGALTLEVGNFILVSNMDAAEPDSIDGCDVAQILHMYELFSTDANNNRDPCRAIVQWYSRPAGLPKSVTSDENYAFDAREVVEDSRFDPDISIETIFNVCQVQKVPLNSVVKSEQPPSKQAAFFVRYKLVKSSARKWHLEPLIAPPNEARSIRRRTMMTDKTNQLTPRTPKVKITRSKSVENMANLNADQKRMLHDDRWKVKLIDARYDIDQITDSLSEVDLEDDDRTCSPKLRKSSRSSQRFRRNLDDDLGNGQNDQHADCMNYSIVKQKDADVANLKIKLRISETQKHAHTPKSTRKRSTLGSATVDNDVSPPKCRKSLLSGRDDTPRASRKSILKNSSTKASEELGTPKRNVQLSNIVEECAGNHRASRRLEFVTSEAKMVDCKTPKKDRHRGTPSGSHSTSSSAQKMKLIRSGDIKPTIHSRIRPVESGSNDLTIAREQLHVAATPSSLPCREKEYEIIYNFLEGKIFDHCSGCMYVSGVPGTGKTATTTAVIRALKSLSEEEQIPKFDFVDINGMKLTEPRQAYVHIYRQLTGKTLAWEQAYNLLNKRFATKAPRRTTTVLLVDELDVLCNQRQDVVYNLLNWPTLSTAQLIVVTIANTMDLPERMLMGKISSRLGLTRLTFQPYNFRQLQEIVMARLAGTDAFNSDAVQLVSRKVAAVSGDARRALDICRRATELADDQSRKNYNPGQSTMVSILHVQAALAEMIASVHVKTIRSCSSMEQLFLQAVTAEVARTGIEECNFLGVYAQFETLAAFSGISVPNPGRAMMICAKLGASRLLICENSRNDIYQKILLNISSDDVHYALQANKLN is encoded by the exons ATGAAAACTGTAGCCAATTTTCCTGTATCTTGGGTAAGCAAGGCGCAAGATCCGGATATTTCTAATTTCAAACATCGTTCGGCAGCATTCTATTC GAAATGTATTTTTGGTGCTTTAACGTTGGAAGTGGGAAATTTCATTCTGGTATCTAACATGGATGCTGCTGAGCCCGATTCAATCGATGGGTGCGACGTGGCCCAAATCCTTCACATGTACGAATTATTCTCCACTGACGCCAACAATAACAGGGACCCTTGCAGAGCAATTGTACAATGGTATTCAAG ACCTGCAGGTTTGCCAAAATCCGTAACTTCTGATGAAAACTATGCATTCGATGCTCGTGAGGTGGTCGAAGATTCTCGCTTTGATCCCGATATATCGATAGAGACAATTTTTAATGTATGTCAAGTACAAAAAGTTCCGTTGAATTCAGTTGTAAAGTCCGAGCAACCGCCCAGCAAACAAGCggctttttttgttcgttaCAAGTTAGTAAAATCGTCTGCTAGAAAATGGCATCTTGAGCCCTTGATAGCACCGCCCAACGAAGCAAGGTCAATCAGAAGAAGAACGATGATGACGGATAAAACGAATCAACTAACCCCGAGGACGCCTAAAGTCAAGATTACACGTTCAAAATCAGTAGAAAACATGGCAAATCTAAACGCTGATCAGAAACGAATGCTACATGACGATCGTTGGAAGGTGAAACTCATCGATGCCAGATATGATATCGATCAAATAACCGATTCCCTAAGCGAAGTGGATTTAGAGGACGATGATCGCACCTGCTCTCCAAAACTGCGAAAGAGTTCAAGAAGCTCGCAACGTTTTCGAAGAAACCTGGACGACGACCTGGGTAATGGTCAAAATGATCAACACGCAGATTGTATGAACTATTCAATCGTCAAACAGAAGGATGCCGATGTTGCCAATTTGAAGATAAAATTGCGAATTTCGGAGACACAAAAACATGCCCATACACCAAAATCCACTCGAAAACGTTCAACACTTGGCTCAGCAACAGTGGACAACGATGTTTCGCCGCCAAAGTGTCGCAAATCTCTTTTAAGTGGGCGAGATGATACGCCCAGGGCATCAAGGAAGAGTATTTTGAAGAATTCTAGCACAAAAGCTTCGGAGGAACTTGGCACTCCGAAGCGCAACGTACAGTTATCCAATATAGTGGAAGAATGTGCTGGAAATCATCGCGCATCTCGTAGGCTAGAATTTGTAACCTCGGAAGCAAAAATGGTAGACTGtaaaaccccaaaaaaggatcgaCATCGTGGTACACCAAGCGGCAGTCATTCAACGTCAAGCAGCGCCCAAAAGATGAAACTCATTCGCTCTGGCGATATCAAACCAACTATTCACTCGAGAATTCGACCTGTGGAAAGTGGGTCTAACGATCTAACGATTGCTCGCGAACAGTTGCATGTCGCCGCGACTCCTAGTAGTCTACCTTGCCGGGAAAAGGAGTACGAAATAATTTACAACTTTTTAGAAGGAAAAATTTTTGATCACTGCAGCGGTTGCATGTATGTGTCGGGGGTTCCCGGCACTGGCAAGACAGCCACAACGACCGCCGTCATACGTGCGCTGAAGAGCTTATCGGAAGAGGAGCAGATACCCAAATTCGATTTTGTCGATATTAACGGCATGAAGCTAACGGAACCGCGCCAAGCCTACGTTCACATCTACCGCCAGCTCACGGGCAAAACACTGGCCTGGGAGCAAGCTTACAACCTTCTCAATAAACGATTTGCGACCAAGGCACCCCGTCGGACCACCACTGTGCTGTTGGTGGATGAGCTGGATGTGCTTTGCAACCAGCGGCAGGATGTGGTCTACAATCTTTTGAACTGGCCAACGCTGTCAACGGCACAGTTGATCGTGGTGACGATCGCTAACACCATGGACCTTCCGGAGCGAATgttgatgggaaaaatttCGTCCCGTCTTGGTCTCACTAGGCTTACCTTTCAGCCGTACAACTTCCGTCAGCTGCAGGAGATAGTTATGGCACGACTAGCTGGTACCGATGCGTTCAATAGCGATGCCGTTCAGCTTGTGTCGCGCAAAGTAGCGGCAGTATCCGGGGATGCGCGGCGCGCATTGGACATCTGCCGCAGGGCCACTGAGCTGGCCGACGATCAATCACGAAAAAACTACAACCCCGGCCAGTCCACGATGGTCTCAATACTGCACGTGCAGGCAGCGTTAGCAGAAATGATCGCCAGCGTACATGTGAAAACGATTCGAAGTTGTTCAAGTATGGAGCAACTGTTCTTACAAGCCGTAACGGCCGAAGTTGCCCGTACGGGCATTGAGGAATGCAACTTTTTGGGAGTATATGCTCAGTTCGAAACGCTTGCTGCTTTTTCCGGTATCAGTGTGCCTAACCCTGGGCGTGCAATGATGATTTGCGCGAAACTTGGAGCTTCCCGATTGCTGATTTGCGAAAACAGTAGAAATGATATTTATCAGAAAATTCTGCTCAACATCAGCTCGGATGATGTTCACTATGCCCTGCAGGCGAACAAGCTTAACTAA
- the LOC131210028 gene encoding uncharacterized protein LOC131210028: MQFLRDSLSLSFTSQQGSSRAPGGENGETRNGEPSPTASHASNDSKYDTVRSKAAINLGSPPSAYSTPFQSPIIPSRTFPTISGAATTLGAGPARGSVAGSVNGGKTNRGSKVYFIDPGQLPPEYELPERPLHSDGGVVNPAFANDSGATVITVPGSQPSVIREQYWTWSCRCRHEFTPREKVLVIVIFVLVLIIGGLAAYLGIVIDSDDGLPGGILTNGMLMPAAHL, translated from the exons ATGCAATTTCTTCGTGACAGTCTCTCGCTTTCATTCACCAGCCAGCAAGGAAGCAGCCGAGCACCTGgtggcgaaaatggcgaaacacGGAACGGTGAACCGTCTCCGACGGCTTCGCATGCCAGCAACGACTCGAAGTACGACACGGTCCGATCGAAGGCTGCGATCAATCTGGGCAGCCCACCGTCCGCGTACAGCACACCATTCCAAAGTCCGATCATCCCTAGTCGGACCTTTCCGACGATAAGTGGAGCGGCAACGACGCTGGGTGCTGGCCCGGCAAGAGGAAGTGTGGCAGGTTCTGtgaacggtggaaaaacgAATAGAGGCAGTAAAGTGTACTTCATCGATCCGGGACAATTGCCTCCGGAATATGAACTGCCGGAGCGGCCTTTGCATAGTGATGGTGGTGTCGTGAATCCTGCCTTCGCCAACGACAGTGGAGCTACGGTGATCACTGTTCCCGGATCACAACCGAG CGTTATCAGAGAGCAATACTGGACCTGGTCATGCCGGTGTAGACATGAGTTTACCCCACGAGAGAAGGTCCTTGTGATAGTGATCTTTGTTCTGGTGCTGATCATTGGAGGACTTGCGGCGTATCTTGGTATTGTGATAGACAGTGATGATGGTCTTCCAG GTGGCATCTTAACGAACGGGATGCTGATGCCTGCAGCTCATCTGTAA
- the LOC131209803 gene encoding small ribosomal subunit protein RACK1: MTETLQLRGQLLGHSGWVTQIATNPKYPDMILSASRDKTLIVWKLTRDEISYGIPQKRLYGHSHFISDVVLSSDGNFALSGSWDKTLRLWDLAAGVSTRRFEDHTKDVLSVAFSVDNRQIVSGSRDKTIKLWNTLAECKYTIQEDGHTDWVSCVRFSPNHTNPIIVSAGWDRVVKVWNLANCKLKIDHLGHNGYLNSVSVSPDGSLCTSGGKDCRAFLWDLNDGKHLHTLEHNEVINALCFSPNRYWLCVAYGPSIKIWDLAYKTMVEELKPAKNGDPPQCLSLAWSTDGQTLYAGYSDNIIRVWQVSVSAR; encoded by the exons ATGACTGAAACGTTGCAGTTGCGCGGCCAACTTCTTGGCCACTCCGGATGGGTTACTCAAATCGCCACCAATCCGAAGTATCCGGACATGATCCTGTCTGCATCTCGGG ACAAGACTTTGATAGTCTGGAAGCTAACCCGGGATGAAATCAGCTACGGTATCCCCCAGAAACGTCTGTATGGCCATTCGCACTTCATCTCCGACGTGGTGCTGTCGTCGGATGGCAACTTCGCTTTGTCCGGCTCGTGGGATAAAACCCTGCGCCTGTGGGATCTTGCTGCCGGTGTATCGACTCGTCGATTTGAAGACCATACCAAG GATGTGCTTTCGGTTGCATTCTCGGTCGACAACCGTCAGATTGTGTCCGGCTCCCGTGACAAGACCATCAAGCTGTGGAACACGTTGGCGGAATGCAAGTATACCATCCAGGAAGACGGGCACACCGATTGGgtttcgtgcgtgcgtttctCACCGAACCACACGAACCCGATCATAGTGTCCGCCGGGTGGGATCGCGTCGTCAAGGTCTGGAACTTGGCGAACTGCAAGCTGAAGATTGATCATCTTGGTCACAATGGATACCTAAACTCGGTGTCCGTTTCCCCGGACGGCTCGCTGTGCACATCGGGAGGCAAAGATTGTCGCGCATTCCTGTGGGATCTGAACGATGGCAAGCATCTGCACACGCTCGAACATAACGAGGTCATCAATGCGCTTTGCTTCTCGCCGAACCGTTACTGGTTGTGCGTCGCTTACGGGCCGTCGATCAAGATCTGGGATTTGGCCTACAAGACGATGGTCGAGGAGCTCAAGCCGGCCAAGAATGGCGACCCGCCGCAATGCCTGTCGCTGGCCTGGTCCACTGACGGACAGACACTGTACGCGGGATACTCGGACAACATCATCCGCGTTTGGCAGGTATCGGTCTCGGCTCGCTAA
- the LOC131209661 gene encoding selenoprotein H-like, whose translation MARKKRKIGSSSTETVTKKAKTGESKRETTPPAASDGGDADGPYIFIEHCKSUSVFKRKAAEVHAELCALAPEHNFQLVLNDSGTPRRGAFEIAVAKTNKGEKVSVWSGLPKGPPRKNKFPDVKALLEDVLKALK comes from the exons ATGGCTCGCAAAAAACGTAAGATTGGAAGTTCAAGCACAGAG ACTGTGACCAAAAAGGCGAAAACAGGCGAAtcaaaaagagaaacaacGCCGCCTGCAGCCAGCGATGGAGGTGACGCCGATGGGCCCTACATTTTCATTGAACATTGCAAATCATGATCCGTGTTCAAGCGCAAGGCTGCAGAGGTCCACGCGGAACTTTGTGCGCTTGCGCCCGAACACAACTTCCAGCTGGTGTTGAACGATAGTGGTACACCACGCCGCGGAGCTTTCGAGATTGCTGTTGCCAAGACAAATAAGGGAGAAAAGGTGTCGGTGTGGTCCGGCCTACCAAAGGGACCGCCAAGGAAAAATAAGTTTCCAGACGTTAAAGCGCTGCTTGAAGATGTCTTAAAGGCACTAAAGTAG